A single genomic interval of Brevundimonas diminuta harbors:
- a CDS encoding DcaP family trimeric outer membrane transporter has protein sequence MITKSLMAGAAAVALMATPGLASAQDQAALEARIAQLEAQLNALKSEVVAARTQQAAQQQDIIRLETRPAASAPVQQASAPAAPGEGFRIGDHTVKFGGFVKVDAYATRYSGGDPVNGDALREFHIPGSIPIGGADEDTATDFNARQTRFWLTTDGMVGGHKIGTRMEMDFQTLPGAGDQRTTSPANPALRRAFITIDNWLIGQEWTNFQNTAVLPESADFIGAAEGTVFARQVQVRYTRGPFSVSVENPETTVTPFGGGARIVADDNSIPDFTARYAVSKPWGDFQFAGLLRQLKYQNPATNIDSTATGWGLSASTKIKVGAKDDLRLMVTGGEGIGRYVGLNFSNDAVLNGSGDLDAIGVVAGFAAYRHVWAPGWRSSLIWSAQKVDNDLAFTGLAANRSAQSFHANLIWSPVTAFDVGAELMFADREIETGASGDMTRLILFAKYGF, from the coding sequence ATGATCACGAAAAGCCTGATGGCGGGAGCCGCCGCCGTTGCGCTGATGGCGACACCCGGACTGGCCTCGGCCCAGGACCAGGCCGCGCTCGAGGCGCGCATCGCTCAGCTCGAAGCCCAGTTGAACGCCCTGAAGTCCGAGGTCGTCGCCGCGCGAACCCAGCAGGCGGCGCAACAGCAGGACATCATCCGCCTGGAGACTCGCCCCGCCGCGTCCGCCCCGGTCCAGCAGGCGTCGGCGCCGGCAGCGCCCGGCGAAGGGTTCCGCATCGGCGACCACACGGTCAAGTTCGGCGGTTTCGTCAAGGTGGACGCCTACGCCACCCGCTATTCCGGCGGCGATCCGGTCAATGGCGACGCACTGCGTGAGTTCCACATCCCCGGCTCCATCCCCATCGGCGGCGCCGATGAGGATACGGCGACCGACTTCAACGCCCGCCAGACCCGGTTCTGGCTGACCACCGACGGTATGGTCGGCGGCCACAAGATCGGCACGCGGATGGAGATGGACTTCCAGACCCTGCCCGGCGCCGGCGACCAGCGCACCACCAGTCCGGCCAACCCGGCCCTGCGTCGCGCCTTCATCACCATCGACAACTGGCTGATCGGCCAGGAGTGGACCAACTTCCAGAACACCGCCGTCCTGCCCGAATCCGCCGACTTCATCGGCGCGGCGGAGGGCACAGTCTTCGCCCGTCAGGTCCAGGTCCGCTACACCCGCGGCCCCTTCTCGGTCTCGGTCGAGAACCCCGAGACGACGGTGACCCCCTTCGGCGGCGGCGCGCGCATCGTCGCCGACGACAACAGCATCCCGGACTTCACCGCCCGCTATGCGGTGTCCAAGCCCTGGGGCGACTTCCAGTTCGCCGGCCTGCTGCGTCAGCTGAAATACCAGAACCCCGCGACGAACATCGATTCCACCGCGACCGGCTGGGGTCTGTCAGCCTCGACCAAGATCAAGGTCGGCGCCAAGGACGATCTGCGCCTGATGGTGACGGGCGGCGAGGGCATCGGCCGCTATGTCGGTCTGAACTTCTCCAATGACGCGGTGCTGAACGGCTCGGGCGATCTGGATGCGATCGGCGTGGTCGCCGGCTTCGCCGCCTATCGCCACGTCTGGGCGCCCGGCTGGCGTTCCAGCCTGATCTGGTCGGCGCAGAAGGTGGACAACGACCTGGCCTTCACGGGCCTGGCCGCCAACCGTTCGGCCCAGAGCTTCCACGCCAACTTGATCTGGTCGCCGGTTACGGCGTTTGATGTCGGGGCCGAGCTGATGTTCGCAGACCGCGAGATCGAAACCGGCGCCAGCGGCGACATGACCCGACTGATCCTGTTCGCCAAATACGGATTCTGA
- the acs gene encoding acetate--CoA ligase, whose protein sequence is MPETSRVPDPALYPVPADWAEKAHMDQEAYEAARIAARETPDAFWAEQAKRLDWITPPTRIKDVSFNKEDFRIRWFEDGVLNVAANCIDRHLPHRKDETAIIWEGDDPADSRHITFGELHAEVCRMANVLKAHGARKGDRITLYLPMIPEAAYAMLACARIGAVHSVVFGGFSPDSLCGRIEDCGSNLVITADEGLRGGKHIPLKANVDEALTKVKVDTVLVIRRTGADVPMIEGRDFDYGLEAAKVDADCPPEPMNAEDPLFILYTSGSTGKPKGVLHTTGGYLFWAAWTHEIVFDYRPGEVFWCTADVGWVTGHSYMVYGPLANAATTLMFEGVPNYPDAGRFWQVVDKHKVEIFYTAPTALRALMREGDGPVKAASRASLRLLGTVGEPINPEAWRWYHEVVGDGRCPIVDTWWQTETGGHLITPLPGATDLKPGSATLPLPGVELQIVDAEGQPLEGAVSGNLCITDSWPGQMRTVYGDDQRFFDTYFSTYPGRYFTGDGCRRDEDGYYWITGRVDDVINVSGHRMGTAEVESALVLHDDVAEAAVVGYPHDIKGQGIYAYVTLNNGVEATEDLRKALVAHVRHEIGPIAAPDVIQWAPGLPKTRSGKIMRRILRKIAENEIGSLGDTSTLADPSVVDDLVKNRAGA, encoded by the coding sequence ATGCCGGAGACGTCTCGCGTGCCTGATCCCGCCCTCTATCCCGTCCCCGCCGACTGGGCCGAAAAGGCCCATATGGACCAGGAGGCGTATGAGGCGGCGCGGATCGCCGCGCGCGAAACGCCTGACGCCTTCTGGGCCGAACAGGCCAAACGTCTGGACTGGATCACCCCGCCGACCCGGATCAAGGATGTCTCCTTCAACAAGGAAGATTTCCGCATCCGCTGGTTCGAGGACGGCGTCCTGAATGTTGCCGCCAACTGCATCGACCGTCACCTGCCCCATCGCAAGGACGAGACGGCGATCATCTGGGAAGGCGACGATCCCGCCGACAGCCGCCACATCACCTTCGGCGAACTGCACGCCGAGGTGTGCCGTATGGCCAATGTGCTGAAGGCGCATGGGGCCAGGAAGGGCGACCGGATCACCCTGTATCTGCCCATGATCCCCGAGGCCGCCTACGCCATGCTGGCCTGTGCGCGGATCGGCGCGGTGCATTCGGTCGTCTTCGGCGGCTTCTCGCCCGACAGCCTGTGCGGCCGGATCGAGGACTGCGGCTCCAACCTGGTCATCACCGCCGACGAGGGCCTGCGCGGCGGCAAGCATATTCCGCTTAAGGCCAATGTCGACGAGGCCCTGACGAAGGTGAAGGTCGACACTGTCCTGGTCATTCGCCGCACCGGCGCGGACGTGCCGATGATCGAGGGTCGCGACTTCGATTACGGCCTGGAAGCCGCCAAGGTTGACGCCGACTGCCCGCCCGAGCCGATGAACGCCGAGGATCCGCTGTTCATCCTCTACACCTCCGGCTCGACGGGGAAGCCCAAGGGCGTGCTGCACACTACGGGCGGCTATCTGTTCTGGGCTGCCTGGACGCACGAGATCGTCTTCGACTATCGCCCCGGCGAGGTTTTCTGGTGCACCGCCGACGTGGGCTGGGTCACGGGCCACTCGTACATGGTCTATGGCCCCCTCGCGAATGCGGCGACGACCCTGATGTTCGAGGGCGTGCCCAACTATCCCGACGCCGGCCGCTTCTGGCAGGTGGTGGACAAGCACAAGGTCGAGATCTTCTACACCGCGCCCACGGCCCTGCGCGCCCTGATGCGCGAGGGCGACGGCCCGGTTAAGGCCGCCTCGCGCGCCTCGCTGCGGCTGCTCGGCACGGTGGGCGAGCCGATCAACCCCGAGGCGTGGCGCTGGTATCATGAAGTGGTCGGCGACGGCCGTTGCCCCATCGTGGACACCTGGTGGCAGACCGAGACGGGCGGCCATCTGATCACCCCGCTGCCCGGCGCCACCGATCTGAAGCCCGGATCGGCGACCCTGCCCCTGCCCGGCGTCGAGCTTCAGATCGTGGACGCCGAGGGCCAGCCGCTGGAGGGCGCCGTCTCCGGCAATCTGTGCATCACCGACAGCTGGCCGGGCCAGATGCGCACCGTCTATGGCGACGATCAGCGCTTCTTCGACACCTATTTCTCGACCTATCCGGGCCGCTACTTCACCGGCGATGGCTGCCGCCGGGACGAGGACGGCTACTATTGGATTACCGGCCGGGTGGACGACGTCATCAACGTCTCCGGCCACCGGATGGGCACGGCCGAGGTCGAGAGCGCGCTCGTTCTGCACGACGATGTCGCCGAGGCGGCGGTCGTCGGCTATCCGCACGACATCAAGGGCCAGGGCATCTACGCCTATGTCACCCTGAACAACGGGGTCGAGGCGACCGAGGATCTGAGAAAGGCCCTGGTCGCCCACGTCCGACACGAGATCGGCCCCATCGCCGCCCCCGACGTGATCCAGTGGGCGCCGGGCCTGCCCAAGACCCGATCCGGCAAGATCATGCGCCGCATCCTGCGCAAGATCGCAGAGAACGAGATCGGGTCGCTGGGCGACACCTCGACACTGGCCGATCCGTCGGTCGTGGACGATCTGGTCAAGAACCGCGCCGGGGCCTGA
- a CDS encoding bile acid:sodium symporter family protein, translated as MPRFLSRLPIDGYLLALIGMVILAALFPASGQAAVVMDGVVKAAIALLFFLYGARMSPAAIGAGLLHWRLQGTVFLSTFLLFPLLGLGLVFLMRGSLQPDLLTGMLYLCLLPSTVQSSIAFTSIAGGNVAGALTSASLSNLLGVVVTPLLVALLIGGANGGIHLQSIFDIGLQILAPFAVGQLCRRLLKDWLGRHAKLTGLVDRGSILLIVYAAFSEGVVAGVWSQVAPLDLAKVIGLNIALLAIVLTLTLFAGRALKFDRPDRIVILFCGSKKSMATGIPMAGILFAGHAVPLIVLPIMLFHQIQLFACTIIAQRYSRENEATAVIEQTA; from the coding sequence ATGCCTCGTTTCCTATCTCGCCTGCCGATCGACGGCTATCTGCTGGCCCTGATCGGCATGGTGATCCTGGCGGCGCTATTCCCCGCCAGCGGACAGGCGGCCGTGGTCATGGATGGGGTGGTCAAGGCCGCCATCGCCCTGCTGTTCTTCCTGTACGGCGCGCGGATGTCGCCGGCGGCCATCGGCGCGGGCCTGCTGCACTGGCGGCTTCAGGGCACGGTCTTCCTGTCGACCTTCCTGCTGTTTCCGCTGCTGGGGCTTGGGTTGGTCTTTCTGATGCGGGGGTCGCTTCAGCCCGATCTGCTGACCGGGATGCTGTATCTGTGCCTGCTGCCGTCCACGGTGCAGTCGTCCATCGCCTTCACCTCCATCGCCGGCGGCAATGTCGCGGGCGCCCTGACCAGCGCCAGCCTGTCGAACCTGCTGGGCGTGGTTGTGACGCCGCTGCTGGTCGCCCTGCTGATCGGCGGCGCCAATGGCGGCATCCATCTGCAGTCCATTTTCGACATCGGCCTGCAGATCCTGGCCCCCTTCGCCGTGGGCCAGCTGTGCCGCCGCCTGCTGAAGGACTGGCTGGGCCGCCACGCCAAACTGACCGGCCTGGTGGACCGCGGCTCCATCCTGCTGATCGTCTATGCCGCCTTCAGCGAAGGCGTCGTCGCCGGCGTGTGGTCTCAGGTCGCGCCGCTGGATCTGGCCAAGGTCATCGGCCTGAACATCGCCCTGCTGGCCATCGTCCTGACCCTGACCCTTTTCGCCGGCCGCGCGCTGAAGTTCGACCGGCCCGACCGGATCGTCATCCTGTTCTGCGGCTCCAAGAAGAGCATGGCCACCGGCATCCCCATGGCCGGCATCCTTTTCGCCGGTCACGCCGTGCCCCTGATCGTCCTGCCGATCATGCTGTTCCACCAGATCCAGCTGTTCGCCTGCACGATCATCGCCCAGCGCTATTCAAGAGAGAATGAAGCGACCGCGGTCATCGAACAGACCGCATAA